One segment of Oreochromis niloticus isolate F11D_XX linkage group LG8, O_niloticus_UMD_NMBU, whole genome shotgun sequence DNA contains the following:
- the LOC100701351 gene encoding cadherin-related family member 1 isoform X3 produces the protein MKKEKKTHALLFLLMLHFTSARQSDYAPYFYDNGPSSTNGNMALFSISEDTPVGTQIYILNGTDPEEDPVRYGLTFEKGSTEYFRVDPNSGNVTLIQELDREKQDEISVHVSITDGRNKVVETVRVFVTDTNDEPPEFQNLPFIIDIPEDTAPGSSIYRVQAVDKDMGSGGSVSYYLQTSPFTKFTIDGHSGILRVKLGETLDFETTPTHFVTVVAKDGGGKYKGKHQVLTSTATVTINVIDSQDMPPYFVGTPYFGYIYEVSVPGSEIYTVYAKDGDQGNPNPIHYFIINGSDGVFDINSTSGCITLTTFPSLLKNELYEIKVKASEVGPNNELQDYDVTTVTVRVVDLNNHPPTFYGENGPQNKFEVTMYEHPPAGEILRGFKITVNDSDQGANAKFKLRLVGPNRVLRVVPQTVLNEAQVTIIVEDTSGIDYEKGPTLSFKLLAVEIDTPERFSATADIVINLLDTNDNIPKFTSEYYIARVPENSPGGSSVSSVTANDPDSGSWGEVKYTIYGSGSDLFSINASSGLITTQPWTSLDAEVRSKYNFYVKAEDSEGKYSLAEVFVTVTDMNDHAPEFDEVLVEKTMIIGTPVKIEAVDEDAESPNNVIEYSIMTADPDNAFDINADTGEIKLKPYIKSMEIVQNITKQKDCKWSVVVQARDRGSPSFSTTAVINIDITEAIKGRVVSYFMGLSKRPLTVFGIFLSILTSLVLLTICISTILYCNAVKKSRINPESNYIKVVRRVK, from the exons atgaagaaagaaaagaaaacgcATGCTTTACTGTTTCTCCTTATGCTTCACTTCACCTCGG CAA GGCAATCAGACTATGCTCCATATTTTTACGATAATGGTCCCAGCAGTACAAATGGAAATATGGCCTTGTTCAGCATCTCTGAGGATACACCCGTTG GAACACAGATATACATCTTGAATGGCACAGATCCGGAGGAAGATCCAGTACGATATGGTCTTACTTTTGAAAAGGGCTCTACAGAATATTTTAGAGTGGACCCAAATTCAGGAAATGTGACTCTAATTCAGGAGCTCGACAGAGAG AAACAAGATGAAATCTCAGTGCACGTGAGCATAACGGATGGCCGTAATAAA GTTGTTGAGACAGTGAGAGTCTTTGTCACGGATACCAATGATGAGCCACCTGAATTTCAAAATTTGCCTTTTATTATTGATATTCCAGAG GACACTGCTCCAGGAAGTAGCATCTACAGAGTCCAAGCAGTGGATAAAGATATGGGCTCAGGAGGAAGTGTTTCCTATTATCTACAG ACCTCCCCATTCACCAAGTTCACCATTGATGGACACAGTGGGATCCTCAGAGTCAAACTCGGTGAGACTTTGGACTTTGAGACCACACCAACGCATTTTGTGACAGTAGTTGCAAAG GATGGAGGTGGAAAGTACAAGGGGAAGCATCAGGTGTTGACCTCCACAGCCACAGTAACAATTAATGTTATTGATTCCCAAGACATGCCTCCATACTTTGTAGGAACACCATATTTTGGATACATCTATGAAGTCTCTGTCCCT GGCTCTGAAATATATACAGTGTACGCTAAAGATGGTGACCAAGGCAATCCTAACCCGatacattatttcattattaatg GTAGTGATGGTGTGTTCGACATAAATAGCACAAGTGGTTGCATCACCCTGACAACTTTTCCATCTTTGCTGAAAAATGAGCTGTATGAAATCAAAGTCAAG GCATCTGAGGTAGGCCCAAACAATGAGCTCCAGGACTATGATGTTACCACAGTGACTGTCCGTGTGGTTGATCTCAACAACCATCCCCCAACCTTTTATGGAGAAAATGGGCCACAGAACAAATTTGAAGTCACCATGTACGAGCATCCACCTGCAGGGGAGATCCTCCGCGGCTTCAAGATCACAGTCAACGACTCTGATCAG GGAGCAAATGCCAAATTTAAACTGAGGCTAGTTGGGCCGAACCGAGTGCTTCGTGTGGTTCCCCAGACAGTCCTGAATGAAGCACAGGTGACCATCATTGTGGAAGACACATCCGGCATCGACTATGAAAAGGGGCCAACTCTCTCTTTTAAG CTCCTGGCGGTGGAGATTGACACTCCTGAACGGTTCAGTGCAACAGCGGACATAGTGATCAACCTGCTGGACACAAATGACAACATCCCTAAATTCACATCTGAGTATTACATCGCCAGGGTCCCTGAGAACTCTCCTGGAGGCTCCAGTGTTTCATCTGTAACA gCAAATGATCCAGATTCCGGGTCTTGGGGTGAAGTCAAATATACGATTTATGGATCAGGATCTGATTT GTTTTCCATTAACGCTTCATCAGGCCTCATCACCACACAGCCCTGGACCAGCCTGGATGCAGAGGTCAGGTCAAAGTACAACTTTTATGTCAAGGCTGAAGATTCAGAGGGGAAGTATAGCTTGGCTGAAGTCTTTGTCACAGTCACTGACATGAACGATCACGCTCCAGAATTTGATGAAGTGCTCGTGGAGAAGACGATGATTATTGGCACGCCTGTCAAAATAGAG GCCGTGGATGAAGATGCGGAGTCTCCAAACAACGTCATTGAATACTCCATCATGACCGCAGATCCTGACAATGCATTTGACATCAATGCCGACACTGGCGAGATCAAGCTGAAGCCTTATATTAAGTCTATGGAGATTGTGCAGAACATCACCAAGCAGAAGGACTGCAAGTGGTCTGTGGTGGTCCAAGCCAGGGACCGAGGCTCTCCGTCCTTCAGCACAACAGCTGTGATCAACATCGATATCACAGAGGCG ATAAAAGGTCGAGTTGTTTCATACTTCATGGGCCTCAGCAAGCGTCCGCTGACTGTTTTTGGAATTTTTTTGAGCATTCTCACATCCCTTGTTTTGCTAACAATCTGCATATCCACCATCCTGTACTGTAACGCAGTGAAAAAGTCCCGAATCAACCCTGAGAGTAACTACATTAAAGTGGTCCGCAGAGTCAAGTGA
- the LOC100701351 gene encoding cadherin-related family member 1 isoform X1, whose product MKKEKKTHALLFLLMLHFTSARQSDYAPYFYDNGPSSTNGNMALFSISEDTPVGTQIYILNGTDPEEDPVRYGLTFEKGSTEYFRVDPNSGNVTLIQELDREKQDEISVHVSITDGRNKVVETVRVFVTDTNDEPPEFQNLPFIIDIPEDTAPGSSIYRVQAVDKDMGSGGSVSYYLQTSPFTKFTIDGHSGILRVKLGETLDFETTPTHFVTVVAKDGGGKYKGKHQVLTSTATVTINVIDSQDMPPYFVGTPYFGYIYEVSVPGSEIYTVYAKDGDQGNPNPIHYFIINGSDGVFDINSTSGCITLTTFPSLLKNELYEIKVKASEVGPNNELQDYDVTTVTVRVVDLNNHPPTFYGENGPQNKFEVTMYEHPPAGEILRGFKITVNDSDQGANAKFKLRLVGPNRVLRVVPQTVLNEAQVTIIVEDTSGIDYEKGPTLSFKLLAVEIDTPERFSATADIVINLLDTNDNIPKFTSEYYIARVPENSPGGSSVSSVTANDPDSGSWGEVKYTIYGSGSDLFSINASSGLITTQPWTSLDAEVRSKYNFYVKAEDSEGKYSLAEVFVTVTDMNDHAPEFDEVLVEKTMIIGTPVKIEAVDEDAESPNNVIEYSIMTADPDNAFDINADTGEIKLKPYIKSMEIVQNITKQKDCKWSVVVQARDRGSPSFSTTAVINIDITEATPLKGPMAAFLMKSRDNPLKALGMVTFIISVLVGVTVLISTAMYMRNSKSNRIMPARRIIKRRPRDQQPWTFKMPVIKFTNPGEKFLITDPESSPQQKIGSPRLKPPPPIAPCLPPPPPSNARPNERPRAVPTISGALASKGSKKAKSSRRKEGNISSALVSELKMKLEQKIHENNQGYY is encoded by the exons atgaagaaagaaaagaaaacgcATGCTTTACTGTTTCTCCTTATGCTTCACTTCACCTCGG CAA GGCAATCAGACTATGCTCCATATTTTTACGATAATGGTCCCAGCAGTACAAATGGAAATATGGCCTTGTTCAGCATCTCTGAGGATACACCCGTTG GAACACAGATATACATCTTGAATGGCACAGATCCGGAGGAAGATCCAGTACGATATGGTCTTACTTTTGAAAAGGGCTCTACAGAATATTTTAGAGTGGACCCAAATTCAGGAAATGTGACTCTAATTCAGGAGCTCGACAGAGAG AAACAAGATGAAATCTCAGTGCACGTGAGCATAACGGATGGCCGTAATAAA GTTGTTGAGACAGTGAGAGTCTTTGTCACGGATACCAATGATGAGCCACCTGAATTTCAAAATTTGCCTTTTATTATTGATATTCCAGAG GACACTGCTCCAGGAAGTAGCATCTACAGAGTCCAAGCAGTGGATAAAGATATGGGCTCAGGAGGAAGTGTTTCCTATTATCTACAG ACCTCCCCATTCACCAAGTTCACCATTGATGGACACAGTGGGATCCTCAGAGTCAAACTCGGTGAGACTTTGGACTTTGAGACCACACCAACGCATTTTGTGACAGTAGTTGCAAAG GATGGAGGTGGAAAGTACAAGGGGAAGCATCAGGTGTTGACCTCCACAGCCACAGTAACAATTAATGTTATTGATTCCCAAGACATGCCTCCATACTTTGTAGGAACACCATATTTTGGATACATCTATGAAGTCTCTGTCCCT GGCTCTGAAATATATACAGTGTACGCTAAAGATGGTGACCAAGGCAATCCTAACCCGatacattatttcattattaatg GTAGTGATGGTGTGTTCGACATAAATAGCACAAGTGGTTGCATCACCCTGACAACTTTTCCATCTTTGCTGAAAAATGAGCTGTATGAAATCAAAGTCAAG GCATCTGAGGTAGGCCCAAACAATGAGCTCCAGGACTATGATGTTACCACAGTGACTGTCCGTGTGGTTGATCTCAACAACCATCCCCCAACCTTTTATGGAGAAAATGGGCCACAGAACAAATTTGAAGTCACCATGTACGAGCATCCACCTGCAGGGGAGATCCTCCGCGGCTTCAAGATCACAGTCAACGACTCTGATCAG GGAGCAAATGCCAAATTTAAACTGAGGCTAGTTGGGCCGAACCGAGTGCTTCGTGTGGTTCCCCAGACAGTCCTGAATGAAGCACAGGTGACCATCATTGTGGAAGACACATCCGGCATCGACTATGAAAAGGGGCCAACTCTCTCTTTTAAG CTCCTGGCGGTGGAGATTGACACTCCTGAACGGTTCAGTGCAACAGCGGACATAGTGATCAACCTGCTGGACACAAATGACAACATCCCTAAATTCACATCTGAGTATTACATCGCCAGGGTCCCTGAGAACTCTCCTGGAGGCTCCAGTGTTTCATCTGTAACA gCAAATGATCCAGATTCCGGGTCTTGGGGTGAAGTCAAATATACGATTTATGGATCAGGATCTGATTT GTTTTCCATTAACGCTTCATCAGGCCTCATCACCACACAGCCCTGGACCAGCCTGGATGCAGAGGTCAGGTCAAAGTACAACTTTTATGTCAAGGCTGAAGATTCAGAGGGGAAGTATAGCTTGGCTGAAGTCTTTGTCACAGTCACTGACATGAACGATCACGCTCCAGAATTTGATGAAGTGCTCGTGGAGAAGACGATGATTATTGGCACGCCTGTCAAAATAGAG GCCGTGGATGAAGATGCGGAGTCTCCAAACAACGTCATTGAATACTCCATCATGACCGCAGATCCTGACAATGCATTTGACATCAATGCCGACACTGGCGAGATCAAGCTGAAGCCTTATATTAAGTCTATGGAGATTGTGCAGAACATCACCAAGCAGAAGGACTGCAAGTGGTCTGTGGTGGTCCAAGCCAGGGACCGAGGCTCTCCGTCCTTCAGCACAACAGCTGTGATCAACATCGATATCACAGAGGCG ACTCCTCTCAAGGGGCCTATGGCAGCCTTTTTAATGAAAAGTAGGGACAATCCTTTAAAAGCTCTAGGCATGGTCACTTTTATCATTAGTGTTTTGGTAGGAGTGACTGTCTTGATCTCTACGGCTATGTACATGCGCAACTCAAAGTCCAACAGGATCATGCCAGCACGCCGCATCATTAAGAGGCGACCCAGGGACCAGCAGCCGTGGACCTTCAAGATGCCTGTTATCAAATTCACCAACCCTGGAGAAAAGTTCCTCATCACTGACCCGGAGAGCAGCCCCCAGCAGAAGATAGGCAGCCCCCGGCTGAAGCCTCCACCTCCCATTGCTCCCTGTCTTCCGCCTCCACCTCCCTCTAACGCACGGCCCAATGAAAGGCCACGTGCAGTCCCAACAATATCTGGCGCACTGGCATCCAAAGGCTCCAAGAAGGCTAAGTCCAGCCGGCGTAAGGAGGGAAACATCAGCTCTGCTTTAGTGTCGGAGCTTAAAATGAAGCTTGAGCAGAAAATACACGAGAACAACCAAGGTTATTATTAA
- the LOC100701351 gene encoding cadherin-related family member 1 isoform X2, whose translation MKKEKKTHALLFLLMLHFTSGQSDYAPYFYDNGPSSTNGNMALFSISEDTPVGTQIYILNGTDPEEDPVRYGLTFEKGSTEYFRVDPNSGNVTLIQELDREKQDEISVHVSITDGRNKVVETVRVFVTDTNDEPPEFQNLPFIIDIPEDTAPGSSIYRVQAVDKDMGSGGSVSYYLQTSPFTKFTIDGHSGILRVKLGETLDFETTPTHFVTVVAKDGGGKYKGKHQVLTSTATVTINVIDSQDMPPYFVGTPYFGYIYEVSVPGSEIYTVYAKDGDQGNPNPIHYFIINGSDGVFDINSTSGCITLTTFPSLLKNELYEIKVKASEVGPNNELQDYDVTTVTVRVVDLNNHPPTFYGENGPQNKFEVTMYEHPPAGEILRGFKITVNDSDQGANAKFKLRLVGPNRVLRVVPQTVLNEAQVTIIVEDTSGIDYEKGPTLSFKLLAVEIDTPERFSATADIVINLLDTNDNIPKFTSEYYIARVPENSPGGSSVSSVTANDPDSGSWGEVKYTIYGSGSDLFSINASSGLITTQPWTSLDAEVRSKYNFYVKAEDSEGKYSLAEVFVTVTDMNDHAPEFDEVLVEKTMIIGTPVKIEAVDEDAESPNNVIEYSIMTADPDNAFDINADTGEIKLKPYIKSMEIVQNITKQKDCKWSVVVQARDRGSPSFSTTAVINIDITEATPLKGPMAAFLMKSRDNPLKALGMVTFIISVLVGVTVLISTAMYMRNSKSNRIMPARRIIKRRPRDQQPWTFKMPVIKFTNPGEKFLITDPESSPQQKIGSPRLKPPPPIAPCLPPPPPSNARPNERPRAVPTISGALASKGSKKAKSSRRKEGNISSALVSELKMKLEQKIHENNQGYY comes from the exons atgaagaaagaaaagaaaacgcATGCTTTACTGTTTCTCCTTATGCTTCACTTCACCTCGG GGCAATCAGACTATGCTCCATATTTTTACGATAATGGTCCCAGCAGTACAAATGGAAATATGGCCTTGTTCAGCATCTCTGAGGATACACCCGTTG GAACACAGATATACATCTTGAATGGCACAGATCCGGAGGAAGATCCAGTACGATATGGTCTTACTTTTGAAAAGGGCTCTACAGAATATTTTAGAGTGGACCCAAATTCAGGAAATGTGACTCTAATTCAGGAGCTCGACAGAGAG AAACAAGATGAAATCTCAGTGCACGTGAGCATAACGGATGGCCGTAATAAA GTTGTTGAGACAGTGAGAGTCTTTGTCACGGATACCAATGATGAGCCACCTGAATTTCAAAATTTGCCTTTTATTATTGATATTCCAGAG GACACTGCTCCAGGAAGTAGCATCTACAGAGTCCAAGCAGTGGATAAAGATATGGGCTCAGGAGGAAGTGTTTCCTATTATCTACAG ACCTCCCCATTCACCAAGTTCACCATTGATGGACACAGTGGGATCCTCAGAGTCAAACTCGGTGAGACTTTGGACTTTGAGACCACACCAACGCATTTTGTGACAGTAGTTGCAAAG GATGGAGGTGGAAAGTACAAGGGGAAGCATCAGGTGTTGACCTCCACAGCCACAGTAACAATTAATGTTATTGATTCCCAAGACATGCCTCCATACTTTGTAGGAACACCATATTTTGGATACATCTATGAAGTCTCTGTCCCT GGCTCTGAAATATATACAGTGTACGCTAAAGATGGTGACCAAGGCAATCCTAACCCGatacattatttcattattaatg GTAGTGATGGTGTGTTCGACATAAATAGCACAAGTGGTTGCATCACCCTGACAACTTTTCCATCTTTGCTGAAAAATGAGCTGTATGAAATCAAAGTCAAG GCATCTGAGGTAGGCCCAAACAATGAGCTCCAGGACTATGATGTTACCACAGTGACTGTCCGTGTGGTTGATCTCAACAACCATCCCCCAACCTTTTATGGAGAAAATGGGCCACAGAACAAATTTGAAGTCACCATGTACGAGCATCCACCTGCAGGGGAGATCCTCCGCGGCTTCAAGATCACAGTCAACGACTCTGATCAG GGAGCAAATGCCAAATTTAAACTGAGGCTAGTTGGGCCGAACCGAGTGCTTCGTGTGGTTCCCCAGACAGTCCTGAATGAAGCACAGGTGACCATCATTGTGGAAGACACATCCGGCATCGACTATGAAAAGGGGCCAACTCTCTCTTTTAAG CTCCTGGCGGTGGAGATTGACACTCCTGAACGGTTCAGTGCAACAGCGGACATAGTGATCAACCTGCTGGACACAAATGACAACATCCCTAAATTCACATCTGAGTATTACATCGCCAGGGTCCCTGAGAACTCTCCTGGAGGCTCCAGTGTTTCATCTGTAACA gCAAATGATCCAGATTCCGGGTCTTGGGGTGAAGTCAAATATACGATTTATGGATCAGGATCTGATTT GTTTTCCATTAACGCTTCATCAGGCCTCATCACCACACAGCCCTGGACCAGCCTGGATGCAGAGGTCAGGTCAAAGTACAACTTTTATGTCAAGGCTGAAGATTCAGAGGGGAAGTATAGCTTGGCTGAAGTCTTTGTCACAGTCACTGACATGAACGATCACGCTCCAGAATTTGATGAAGTGCTCGTGGAGAAGACGATGATTATTGGCACGCCTGTCAAAATAGAG GCCGTGGATGAAGATGCGGAGTCTCCAAACAACGTCATTGAATACTCCATCATGACCGCAGATCCTGACAATGCATTTGACATCAATGCCGACACTGGCGAGATCAAGCTGAAGCCTTATATTAAGTCTATGGAGATTGTGCAGAACATCACCAAGCAGAAGGACTGCAAGTGGTCTGTGGTGGTCCAAGCCAGGGACCGAGGCTCTCCGTCCTTCAGCACAACAGCTGTGATCAACATCGATATCACAGAGGCG ACTCCTCTCAAGGGGCCTATGGCAGCCTTTTTAATGAAAAGTAGGGACAATCCTTTAAAAGCTCTAGGCATGGTCACTTTTATCATTAGTGTTTTGGTAGGAGTGACTGTCTTGATCTCTACGGCTATGTACATGCGCAACTCAAAGTCCAACAGGATCATGCCAGCACGCCGCATCATTAAGAGGCGACCCAGGGACCAGCAGCCGTGGACCTTCAAGATGCCTGTTATCAAATTCACCAACCCTGGAGAAAAGTTCCTCATCACTGACCCGGAGAGCAGCCCCCAGCAGAAGATAGGCAGCCCCCGGCTGAAGCCTCCACCTCCCATTGCTCCCTGTCTTCCGCCTCCACCTCCCTCTAACGCACGGCCCAATGAAAGGCCACGTGCAGTCCCAACAATATCTGGCGCACTGGCATCCAAAGGCTCCAAGAAGGCTAAGTCCAGCCGGCGTAAGGAGGGAAACATCAGCTCTGCTTTAGTGTCGGAGCTTAAAATGAAGCTTGAGCAGAAAATACACGAGAACAACCAAGGTTATTATTAA